The Stigmatella ashevillena genomic sequence CCCTCTGGGCAGAAGCGGCGGATAACTTCCGCCCCATGGAGAGGGAGAGAACCATGTGGACGGGCCATCACCCCCGCAGGTCCAGCGCAGTCCGCCGGAGCCTGCTGATGTTCATCGCCATCCTGGGAGGTCTAAGCACAGCGCAGGCGGCTGCCGAAGGGCCCAGCACGGCCTACGCTTCGGTAGATCCATTCATCGGAACCGGAGGAGACGGCCACACGTTCCCAGGCGCCGCCGTGCCCTTCGGGATGATCCAGCTGAGCCCTGACACGCAGATCCGCCATTTTCGCGAGAGCTACAAATGGGCGGCGGGCTACCGCTACGACGACACCTCCCTCCAGGGCTTTTCCCATACGCACTTCTCTGGGACCGGGCACTCCGACCTCGGCGACGTGCTGGTGATGCCCCTGGCGGGCGAAGTCCGGTTGGAACCCGGCGATGTGAGCAAGCCAGGCAGCGGATACCGGTCTCGTTTCAGCCATGACACCGAGACGGCCGAACCCGGCTACTACGCGGTCACCCTGGCGGATCCGGGCATCCGCGCCGAACTGACGGTAAGCCACCGCGTGGGTCTGCACCGGTACCGGTTTCCGAAGGGCGCTCCCGCGCACGTGCTGGTCGACCAGCGTACGAGCATCTACAACTATCCCGGCAAGGTCCTGTGGTCGCGCGTGCGCGTGCACCCGGACGGCGCAGTCACCGGCTTCCGCGAACTCCGAGGTTGGGCGCCAGGCCGTTCTCTGTTCTTTGCCATGCGCTTCTCCCAGCCGCTCACCGGGCACGCCCTGCACAACCGGGAGGAACGGATCGAATACAAAGGCTTTTCCACTCCAGGCCGGGAGACCGCCGAGCGGGCGCAGCTCGAAGGCCGGGAGCTGGTCGGCGTCTTCGACTTCGGCGAACTGAAGGACCAGGAACTGCTCGTGAAGGTGGCCATCTCGCCCGTCAGCGAAGACAACGCGCTCCGGAATCTGGATGGGGACATGCCGGGCTGGGACTTCGATGCCACCCGGGCGGCGGCTCGCGAGGAGTGGCAGAAAGCCCTCTCAGTGGCGGACTTCGACGCACCGGCCCCGATGCGGAAGATGCTCTATACCGCGCTCTACCACGCCCTGATCGCGCCCAGCCTGTTCACCGACATCGATGGCCGCTTCCGGGGCCCCGACAATCAAGTCCATCAGGCAAAGGGCTTCACGTTCTACTCGACGTTCTCGCTGTGGGACACCTACCGCGCCGAGCACCCCCTGCTGACCTTGCTCCAACCCGAGCAGCGCAACAACGACTTCATCCATTCCCTGATCGCCTCCAGCAAGGTGAGTCCCTACGGCGTCCTGCCGGTCTGGCAGTTTCACGGCCTGGAGACGTGGTGCATGATCGGCTACCACGCGGTGCCCGTCATCGCCGACGCCTATATGAAAGGCATCCGCGGGTACCCTGCGGATCAAGCGCTCGACGCGATGGTGGCCAGCGCCACCTACAAACCCTACGGAGGGCTCGAGCACTACATGTCCCTTGGCTACGTTCCCATCGACAAGGAACCCGAGGCCGCCTCCAAGACACTGGAGTACGCCTACGACGACTGGACCATCGCGCAGATGGCACGGGCGATGGGACGAGAGGCCCTGGCCAATCAATTC encodes the following:
- a CDS encoding GH92 family glycosyl hydrolase, with the protein product MWTGHHPRRSSAVRRSLLMFIAILGGLSTAQAAAEGPSTAYASVDPFIGTGGDGHTFPGAAVPFGMIQLSPDTQIRHFRESYKWAAGYRYDDTSLQGFSHTHFSGTGHSDLGDVLVMPLAGEVRLEPGDVSKPGSGYRSRFSHDTETAEPGYYAVTLADPGIRAELTVSHRVGLHRYRFPKGAPAHVLVDQRTSIYNYPGKVLWSRVRVHPDGAVTGFRELRGWAPGRSLFFAMRFSQPLTGHALHNREERIEYKGFSTPGRETAERAQLEGRELVGVFDFGELKDQELLVKVAISPVSEDNALRNLDGDMPGWDFDATRAAAREEWQKALSVADFDAPAPMRKMLYTALYHALIAPSLFTDIDGRFRGPDNQVHQAKGFTFYSTFSLWDTYRAEHPLLTLLQPEQRNNDFIHSLIASSKVSPYGVLPVWQFHGLETWCMIGYHAVPVIADAYMKGIRGYPADQALDAMVASATYKPYGGLEHYMSLGYVPIDKEPEAASKTLEYAYDDWTIAQMARAMGREALANQFEMRAKNYRNVFDTKTGFARARKSDGSFREPFDPAAVGYGSDYTEGNAWQYSWYVPQDTAGLISLLGGDAKLTAKLDAVFDAKVSAESFAHVEDISGLIGHYAHGNEPSHHVAYLYSYAGQPWRTQERLKQIIDTQYKATTDGLAGNDDCGQMSAWLVFTALGFYPVTPGSNEYVIGRPFVERAALNLPNGKRFTVVTENLGDGRPYIGKVTLNGKPLERSFVRHEELMAGGELRFVMQAKPNKRWATQAGSRPYSLSNAQH